From the genome of Pseudomonas sp. FP453:
TGGTCACGACCATGGCTGCTTCGACTTCATCGGCGCCTTTACGGCCCGTCATGCGCTTGAAGGTATCGTTAACCGACGCTTCGGCTTTCATCTGCAGGATCGGGTCGAAACTGGTGAAGATCCGCAGACCTTCTTCGGTCAAGTCTTCGTCGCGGTAGTCTTCACGCAGTTGGCGCTTGACCAGGTCGATAAAGCCCGGGAACGAACTGTCGGCCAGCTTGCCGCGCGTGGTGACGCCCAGCGGCATCTTCTTCGCCGCAGCCACTTGTTCAGCAGTGGCAACGCCCTGCTGTTCCAGTACATCCAACACCAGGTTGCGGCGCTCCAGCGCACGCTCCGGGTTGCGCCGCGGGTTGTAGTAGGACGGCCCCTTGACCATGCCGACCAGCAACGCGACCTGGTGCAACTTGAGCTCGGACAGCGGCTGGCCAAAGAAGAACTGGCTGGCTAGGCCGAAACCGTGCACCGCGCGCTGGCCGTCCTGACCGACGAAGACCTCATTGAGGTACGCCTCGAGGATCTCCTGCTTGCTGTAGTGCAACTCCAGCAGCATCGCCATCATGGCTTCGGTGAGCTTGCGGGTCAGGCTGCGCTCGTTGGTCAGGTAGAAGTTCTTGACCAATTGTTGCGTCAGCGTACTGCCACCCTGGGTCATCTTGCCGCCGGAGGTGTTCACCCAGACGGCGCGGGCAATCGACTTCGGCGAGACGCCCCAGTGGCTGTAGAAATCGCGGTCTTCCACGGCGACCAGGGTTTCGAGCAGGTACGGCGGCACCTGATCGAGCTTGATCAGGATGCGATCTTCAAGGTTCTTCGGGTAAATACCGCCGATCATCAGCGGCTCCAGGCGCACCACCGGCAACTTCGAGCCGTTGAGGGACGCCAGTTCGGCCACGTAGTCGCCGGAGAACCGCACACGCACCGGCTGGGCTTTTTCCAGGCCTTCATAGAACTGGAAGCCACGGGTGTTCAGATCGACGGTATTGCCGCTGACCGCCGCCGCGCCCGGGCCATTGCTCACAGGCTCACGGCGATAGCCCAGCGCGTCGAGCTCGGTGAGGAAGTCATCCTTGCTCAGCTTCTGGCCGGTGAACAATTCCAGCGGGCGTGCATACACCTTGGCCGGAATGGTCCAGCGCTTGCCGGAGAACTTCTCCTGCACCACGGCGTCGAGGTA
Proteins encoded in this window:
- the mrcB gene encoding penicillin-binding protein 1B → MTRTRSPRSRKKPPSRGLRPWLGWALKLSLVGLVVLAGFAVYLDAVVQEKFSGKRWTIPAKVYARPLELFTGQKLSKDDFLTELDALGYRREPVSNGPGAAAVSGNTVDLNTRGFQFYEGLEKAQPVRVRFSGDYVAELASLNGSKLPVVRLEPLMIGGIYPKNLEDRILIKLDQVPPYLLETLVAVEDRDFYSHWGVSPKSIARAVWVNTSGGKMTQGGSTLTQQLVKNFYLTNERSLTRKLTEAMMAMLLELHYSKQEILEAYLNEVFVGQDGQRAVHGFGLASQFFFGQPLSELKLHQVALLVGMVKGPSYYNPRRNPERALERRNLVLDVLEQQGVATAEQVAAAKKMPLGVTTRGKLADSSFPGFIDLVKRQLREDYRDEDLTEEGLRIFTSFDPILQMKAEASVNDTFKRMTGRKGADEVEAAMVVTNPETGEVQAMVGSRQASFAGFNRALDAVRPIGSLVKPAVYLTALEKPSKYTLTSWLSDDPLSVKGGDGQVWTPQNFDRRSHGTVFLYQGLAHSYNISTSRLGLEVGVPNVLKTLARLGITREFPAFPSILLGAGAMTPMEVATIYQTLANGGFNTPMRGIRSVLTAEGEPLKRYPFQIQQRFDAGSIYLIQNAMQRVMREGTGASVYKVLPSNLTLAGKTGTSNDSRDSWFAGFGQDVLAVVWMGRDDNGKTPFTGATGALQVWTSFMRKADPLPLNMPQPDNIVQAWIDPHTGQGSDANCPGAVQMPYIRGSEPPPGAACGGSAPADADSVMDWVKGWMN